The Bacillus mycoides nucleotide sequence ATGTTGGGGTCTATCTCATTTAATCAATCTCATCAAAGTTCATTAAGCCACAATAACAGAGAAAACATTCATGGAAATTCTGGTATAGATCCATCCAGGTCAGAGGAGAATATTTACTTTGTTCAAAAGGACATCCGAAGTGTATACAAGGATATCTTTCAAGAAGCAGTGGACAAGTATAACGAGAAACAAAAACGGAATGACCGTAAGATTAATGACTACTATGACAAAATACATAAAGACGATAAGACACATGAGCAACGAGAATTGGTTGTAGCGGTCGGAGAGGGTAAAGATGACCCAAAGTATAGGGAAGCTAAAAAAGAAGCGTTAAAACAGTATGCGGAGGCGTTTCAAGGGCGAAATCCAAATCTAGCAGTCTATAACATGGTTTTACATGATGATGAAGCCAATCCGCATTTACATATTAACTATGTACCGCATTTCGAAAGTAGTCGAGGATTAACGAAGCGTGTCGGAATGGATAGGGCTTTGCAACAACAAGGTGTAGAAGGAACGGGAAGAAAGTTAATTGCACATTGGAGAGAATTAGAAACGGCCTATATTGAGCAATTAGCGAAAGAACACATCCCGAATTTTGAACGTGCCAATGTAGGTTCACATAAATACATGAAAGTCCGTCAATACAAGGAATATGCAGAAACAAAATCAATTGTTGAGAATCAAGTACAAGAAAAAGAAACGCAGTTACAAACGATTGATCATCACTTAAAAAATGTTGAAGAGAAAACAAATGAATTACAAGTAGCGAAAAAGAGTTTGGAAAGTGATGTCGTTGATAACTACAAAGAATTAGAGATAGTGAAACAACAAGTAGAGAGTGAAAGTGAAAAGTTGCAGTTAATTGGCCAGCGTCATATAGAGTTAGAAAAAAGAGTAAAACAAATGCAAAAAGAATTAGATAGTGCTACGGATCAAGTGCCAAATGAGCCGGTTGTAATTCCGTTTTTGCGTAAAGAAGTAATAACACAAGTACAGGATAAAATGATTGGGAAAGCTGAAGTCAAGAAGAAACAGACAAGAAATTATGTATTATCACCGGAACAATATCAAGAATTTACAAAACAAGTGAATGCAGCGGTTACTATCAAAAAGGATTATGAGCGTTTGAAAAAGACAGATTTTGTGAAAGAGAATGAGAGTTTAAAAGTGCATGCAGAGGGATGGATGGAAGAAAATCGAACATTGAAACAAGAAAAAAATCAGTTACAAAAAGAAGTTGGTGTGTTAAATAGAGAAATTAGCTCATTAAAAGCTTATATAAAGGGTTTACAGACGAATATAAGAGTTTTGTATGTACAAACGAAAAAAGTTTTTAAAGAGCAATTTAAGGCGTTTAGAGGGATTGTTAAAAATGAATTGGATAGTAAGGGAATAGATAATCAATTTGAACGTGAGCATAAAAAAGAAATGAATAAACATCGTGGATTTGACATGGAACGGTAAAAAAACAGGGAAACTTTGTTTTTATCTTTAAGGTTATTGAAAACGTGATAGAATGAAAAAAAGAGCCATGCTGGAACATGACTCTTTTTATAGGGTATTCTATGAAAATACCTAGACTTCATTTATCTGATTATAGATTATCATAATTTGTTTTATAATCAAATAGCAAAAAATAGGTGTTTTTGTTGATTCCCTTAATTTAGAGGAGGAATTAACAATGAATGAAGAATTGGGACAAGCTTTAAATAAAGCTGATAGAAATGCCAGAAAAAGAGATTTTGAGAAAGATGGAAAACAAAGAGACCAAGCTGAAGAACTAAAAAAATCTCTTTTACAACAGTTAAAAGAATTAACTGGAGAAGACCATTATGTTGGAACTAATAAAGATCCATTTGCTGGAGAGCCATTTAATCAAGTAATGCACAGAAATTTAGATTTGTTGAATAGTATTGGTTATTTAACTCAAGCAGAAGAAAGTTTTTTATTTAGAATTCAAGCTTATTTGGAATTTAGAAGTAATGTTATTATTTGTAG carries:
- a CDS encoding plasmid recombination protein, whose amino-acid sequence is MLGSISFNQSHQSSLSHNNRENIHGNSGIDPSRSEENIYFVQKDIRSVYKDIFQEAVDKYNEKQKRNDRKINDYYDKIHKDDKTHEQRELVVAVGEGKDDPKYREAKKEALKQYAEAFQGRNPNLAVYNMVLHDDEANPHLHINYVPHFESSRGLTKRVGMDRALQQQGVEGTGRKLIAHWRELETAYIEQLAKEHIPNFERANVGSHKYMKVRQYKEYAETKSIVENQVQEKETQLQTIDHHLKNVEEKTNELQVAKKSLESDVVDNYKELEIVKQQVESESEKLQLIGQRHIELEKRVKQMQKELDSATDQVPNEPVVIPFLRKEVITQVQDKMIGKAEVKKKQTRNYVLSPEQYQEFTKQVNAAVTIKKDYERLKKTDFVKENESLKVHAEGWMEENRTLKQEKNQLQKEVGVLNREISSLKAYIKGLQTNIRVLYVQTKKVFKEQFKAFRGIVKNELDSKGIDNQFEREHKKEMNKHRGFDMER